A genome region from Candidatus Sulfotelmatobacter sp. includes the following:
- a CDS encoding DUF4388 domain-containing protein: MLALSGTLQHFMPVQILRFLQGARATGRLEIRNDDERADLFLIEGRSAFALTNGVHLRVGDVLVNGGDIRPEAVELTIAVQQDSPGHPIGKMLVDSGAIKPEQLRAAVLEVQRRIVCRVLLWKDGEFVFHPGERAADEDITLDLDLDRLILDALRLAGTVGESQSTDLAA; encoded by the coding sequence ATGCTGGCGCTTTCCGGCACGCTCCAACATTTCATGCCTGTGCAGATCCTGCGCTTCCTGCAGGGCGCCCGCGCAACCGGCCGGCTCGAGATTCGCAACGACGACGAACGCGCCGACCTGTTCCTGATCGAAGGACGCTCGGCCTTCGCTCTGACCAACGGCGTCCATCTGCGGGTCGGAGACGTGCTGGTCAACGGCGGCGACATCCGCCCCGAAGCAGTCGAGCTGACGATCGCGGTGCAGCAGGATTCGCCCGGCCACCCGATCGGCAAGATGCTGGTGGACAGCGGCGCGATCAAGCCCGAACAGCTCCGTGCCGCCGTGCTCGAGGTGCAGCGCCGGATTGTCTGCCGCGTGCTGCTCTGGAAAGACGGCGAGTTCGTCTTCCATCCCGGCGAACGCGCGGCCGACGAGGACATCACGCTCGACCTCGATCTCGACCGGCTGATCCTCGACGCGCTGCGTCTCGCCGGTACGGTCGGCGAGAGTCAGTCCACCGACCTCGCCGCCTGA
- a CDS encoding APC family permease: MFGRLRDVLLGAPKNLLDPRIHHNLALIAFFAWVGLGSDGLSSSCYGPEEAYLSLGLHTHLAVYLMLATVITVFLISASYSQIIELFPSGGGGYLVATKLLGPYPGVVSGCALVVDYVMTIAISVASGVDAIFSLLAPEWQVLKVPTEMLIIATLTTLNIRGVKESVMVLTPIFLSFILSHLLMVGAGFFTHVGQTGHLVFDTVRDTRSAVHELGLTGVLIVFMRAFSLGGGTYTGIEAVSNGVPILREPRVETGKKTMLYMATSLAFTAGGILLCYMLFGVHHEPGRTLNATLFHSVAGGWNIRGIPIGSGLILLALISEGALLFVAAQTGFIDGPRTLSAMGVDQWVPKQFAHLSERLVTQNGVLTMAAAATLAILYTGGQVRILVVMYSINVFATFTLSQLGMVRHWWNERRSLAHWHRRLLIASLGTAVTGGILFVTATLKFREGGWVTLVATSILIAFCLLVRRHYRRVRRMLSSLDEVLTNLPLPEPKVQPELSADGPTAIVLVEAYAGLGIHTLLSIQRLFPRHFKNLVFCSVGLVDSGQFKGVQDMHALEEKVKLDLEKYIGLAQRLGYYAEYRYTLGTDLIAELEGMCLDLIKEFRRPVVFAGQLVFQRENLFTRSLHHETAFSIQRRLQFAGVQVIILPIRVWEKQRAA; this comes from the coding sequence GTGTTCGGCCGATTGCGCGACGTCCTGCTCGGGGCTCCCAAGAATCTCCTCGACCCGCGCATCCACCACAATCTGGCGCTCATCGCCTTCTTCGCCTGGGTGGGACTGGGTTCCGACGGCCTGTCTTCGTCATGCTACGGCCCGGAAGAAGCTTACCTCAGCCTCGGCCTGCACACGCACCTCGCCGTCTACCTGATGCTGGCGACGGTGATCACCGTCTTTCTCATCTCCGCCTCCTACAGCCAGATCATCGAGCTGTTTCCGAGCGGTGGTGGCGGCTATCTGGTCGCGACCAAACTGCTCGGCCCTTACCCCGGCGTGGTTTCCGGCTGCGCGCTGGTGGTGGACTACGTGATGACGATCGCGATCTCGGTGGCCTCGGGGGTCGACGCGATCTTCTCGCTGCTCGCGCCCGAATGGCAGGTCCTCAAGGTGCCCACCGAGATGCTCATCATCGCCACGCTCACCACCCTCAACATCCGCGGGGTCAAGGAATCGGTGATGGTGCTCACCCCGATCTTCCTCAGTTTCATCCTGAGTCACCTGCTGATGGTGGGCGCCGGATTCTTCACTCACGTCGGCCAGACCGGCCACCTGGTGTTCGACACCGTGCGTGACACGCGTTCCGCGGTTCACGAGCTGGGCCTCACGGGCGTGCTGATCGTGTTCATGCGGGCGTTCTCGCTGGGGGGCGGCACCTACACCGGCATCGAGGCGGTGAGCAACGGCGTACCGATTCTTCGCGAGCCGCGCGTCGAGACCGGCAAGAAGACCATGCTCTACATGGCCACCTCGCTGGCCTTCACCGCCGGCGGCATCCTGCTCTGCTATATGCTGTTCGGGGTCCACCACGAACCGGGTCGGACGCTCAACGCCACGCTGTTTCACAGCGTCGCCGGCGGCTGGAATATCCGCGGCATCCCGATCGGCTCCGGGCTCATTCTGCTGGCGCTGATCTCGGAAGGCGCGCTGCTGTTCGTGGCGGCGCAGACCGGCTTCATCGACGGGCCGCGCACACTTTCGGCGATGGGCGTGGACCAATGGGTGCCCAAGCAGTTCGCGCACCTCTCCGAGCGTCTGGTGACCCAGAACGGCGTGCTGACCATGGCGGCGGCCGCGACGCTCGCGATCCTCTACACCGGCGGGCAGGTCCGCATCCTGGTGGTCATGTACTCGATCAACGTTTTCGCCACCTTCACGCTCTCCCAGCTCGGCATGGTGCGCCACTGGTGGAACGAACGTCGCAGTCTCGCGCACTGGCATCGCCGGCTCCTGATCGCGTCGCTCGGAACGGCGGTGACCGGCGGGATCCTGTTCGTGACCGCCACGCTCAAGTTCCGCGAAGGCGGTTGGGTCACGCTGGTCGCGACCAGCATCCTGATCGCGTTCTGCCTGCTGGTGCGCCGCCACTATCGCCGGGTGCGGCGGATGCTCTCGTCGCTCGACGAGGTGCTCACCAACCTGCCGTTGCCGGAGCCCAAGGTGCAGCCGGAACTGTCGGCCGACGGGCCCACCGCGATTGTGCTGGTCGAGGCCTACGCCGGGCTCGGCATTCACACGCTGCTTTCGATCCAGCGGCTGTTCCCACGACATTTCAAGAACCTGGTGTTCTGTTCGGTGGGCCTGGTGGATTCCGGGCAGTTCAAGGGGGTTCAGGACATGCACGCCCTCGAGGAGAAGGTGAAACTGGACCTCGAGAAATACATCGGGCTGGCACAAAGGCTCGGCTATTACGCAGAGTATCGCTATACCCTCGGCACCGACCTGATCGCCGAGCTGGAAGGGATGTGCCTCGATCTGATCAAGGAGTTCCGCCGACCGGTGGTGTTCGCAGGACAGCTCGTGTTCCAGCGCGAGAACCTGTTCACGCGCTCGCTCCACCACGAGACCGCCTTCTCGATTCAACGGCGGCTTCAGTTCGCCGGTGTTCAGGTGATCATTCTGCCGATCCGCGTGTGGGAGAAGCAGCGGGCGGCTTAG
- a CDS encoding T9SS type A sorting domain-containing protein — translation MREPVGPRWRVFATGALALLGLTLTPAAALAEPAPADTAAFTLFGWLSPPADSTTEARLAQMADLSFNLALPAWLDQGQLADNLTRLDFAGAHGIRCLIWDDRFNGAWHWLPTFEDTLDQVVADYRDHPAFWGYYLGDEPPASEWPLLHRLRESLRQRDPIHPAWNNLSGRVIYPTGVSFADTVTSYAELVHPAVLCADHYDFTVTGDRGQFVENAAILRSVADAHGLPFWAIIQLIPHSSYRPLTLGEVSWQVSQLLAYGARGIGYFTYWPPDPDPAFNWGTAIMGGDGQPSPWYDRLRRFNEGVRQAGVILASSRWRRTTHSGSVPMGGLPFTPDDWIVNVSGRAAIGEFEGPGGEKYVLVANSDSLTGRTIALGLNGYRATIVDRGQNVFYPNAAAPATADASSLSLGAGEFALVSLEPIAAGTAAMAVAPNPGSGMMSFSIQVTSPNARFEILDTSGRRIWSQAVAAGPASVVWRGERDRGGTATAGIYFVRVAGAGQESVRRFAWLGTR, via the coding sequence GTGAGGGAGCCCGTGGGGCCGCGCTGGCGAGTTTTCGCGACTGGCGCGCTGGCACTGTTGGGTTTGACGCTCACACCGGCAGCGGCGCTCGCCGAGCCCGCGCCCGCCGACACCGCGGCGTTCACGCTGTTCGGCTGGCTGAGCCCGCCCGCCGATTCCACCACTGAAGCCCGTCTGGCTCAGATGGCGGATCTGTCGTTCAACCTCGCGCTACCTGCGTGGCTCGATCAGGGCCAACTCGCGGACAACCTCACGCGTCTCGATTTCGCCGGCGCTCACGGTATCCGCTGCTTGATCTGGGACGACCGCTTCAACGGAGCCTGGCACTGGCTCCCGACGTTCGAAGACACGCTCGACCAGGTGGTCGCCGACTATCGCGACCACCCGGCCTTCTGGGGGTACTACCTGGGCGACGAGCCACCGGCGTCGGAGTGGCCGCTGTTGCACCGGTTGCGCGAATCTTTGCGCCAGCGCGATCCGATTCACCCGGCGTGGAACAATCTGAGCGGTCGCGTGATCTATCCGACCGGTGTCTCGTTCGCGGACACCGTCACGAGCTACGCCGAGCTCGTGCACCCTGCGGTGCTGTGCGCCGATCACTACGACTTCACGGTGACTGGAGATCGGGGACAGTTCGTGGAGAACGCGGCGATCCTGCGCTCGGTGGCCGACGCGCATGGCCTGCCGTTCTGGGCCATCATTCAGCTCATCCCTCATTCGAGCTACCGTCCCCTCACGCTCGGCGAGGTGTCGTGGCAGGTGAGCCAGCTGCTCGCCTACGGCGCGCGAGGCATCGGCTACTTCACCTACTGGCCGCCGGATCCGGATCCGGCGTTCAACTGGGGCACGGCGATCATGGGTGGCGATGGCCAGCCGAGCCCGTGGTACGACCGGCTGAGGCGATTCAACGAGGGGGTGCGCCAGGCCGGGGTGATACTCGCGAGTTCGCGCTGGCGGCGGACGACGCACTCGGGCTCGGTGCCGATGGGCGGCCTTCCATTTACGCCGGACGATTGGATCGTGAACGTTTCAGGCCGCGCGGCAATCGGAGAGTTCGAAGGGCCAGGAGGCGAAAAGTACGTGTTGGTGGCCAACAGCGATTCGCTGACGGGACGGACGATCGCGCTCGGCCTGAATGGCTATCGCGCGACGATCGTGGACCGCGGGCAGAACGTCTTCTACCCCAACGCGGCCGCCCCGGCCACCGCCGATGCGAGTTCGCTCTCGCTCGGTGCGGGGGAGTTCGCGTTGGTCTCGCTCGAGCCGATCGCGGCGGGAACCGCAGCGATGGCCGTGGCCCCCAACCCCGGCAGCGGCATGATGAGTTTCAGCATTCAGGTGACATCGCCGAACGCGCGGTTCGAGATTCTCGACACGAGCGGCCGACGCATCTGGAGTCAGGCGGTGGCCGCGGGCCCGGCCAGCGTCGTTTGGCGCGGGGAACGGGATCGCGGCGGCACAGCCACTGCGGGGATCTACTTCGTCCGAGTCGCGGGTGCGGGCCAGGAATCCGTGCGTCGCTTCGCGTGGTTGGGGACTCGGTAA
- a CDS encoding enoyl-ACP reductase, with the protein MFNVDLSGRHALVMGVANHRSLSWAIAQDLSKAGAALCLTYAGERLKSGVEELAATLPSAITLECDVARDAQIDAVARTLGEKWGAVEMLVHGIAFARKEDLEGSFVATPREGFQLALEVSAYSYINVTNRMLPLLEKNGASIVTLSYLAANRAVRNYNVMGSAKAVLEQATRQMAMELGPKRIRVNCISAGPVSTLAARGIRGFTDMLKEHGAAAPLQRNITKEEVGAAGLFLLSDMASGITGTTLYVDAGWHILGL; encoded by the coding sequence ATGTTCAACGTGGATCTGAGCGGGCGGCACGCGCTGGTGATGGGCGTGGCCAATCACCGCAGCCTGTCGTGGGCGATCGCGCAGGATCTTTCGAAGGCCGGCGCCGCGCTGTGCCTGACTTACGCCGGCGAGCGCCTCAAGTCCGGCGTCGAAGAGCTGGCCGCGACGCTGCCAAGCGCGATCACGCTGGAATGCGACGTGGCCCGGGATGCGCAGATCGATGCCGTTGCCCGCACGCTCGGCGAGAAGTGGGGCGCGGTGGAAATGCTGGTGCACGGCATCGCATTCGCGCGCAAGGAGGATCTCGAGGGCAGCTTCGTGGCCACGCCGCGTGAAGGCTTCCAGCTCGCGCTCGAAGTGAGCGCCTACTCGTACATCAACGTCACGAATCGCATGCTGCCGCTGCTGGAGAAGAACGGCGCCAGCATCGTGACGCTCTCCTATCTCGCCGCCAATCGCGCGGTGCGCAACTACAACGTGATGGGCAGCGCCAAGGCGGTGCTCGAGCAGGCGACGAGGCAGATGGCGATGGAGCTGGGGCCGAAGCGAATCCGCGTCAACTGCATCTCGGCCGGCCCGGTGAGCACGCTCGCGGCTCGCGGCATCCGCGGATTCACCGACATGCTGAAGGAGCACGGCGCCGCAGCACCCCTCCAGCGCAACATCACCAAAGAAGAGGTGGGCGCCGCGGGCTTGTTCCTGTTGAGCGACATGGCGAGCGGCATCACCGGTACGACGCTCTACGTGGACGCCGGGTGGCACATCCTGGGCCTGTAG
- a CDS encoding zinc-binding dehydrogenase yields the protein MKAVRMVGPGRPLELQQIPAPEPRPGEVRVAIRAAGICHSDAHYRAGIAPMGPLPLTLGHEIAGVVEKLGPGVSTHAIGARVCLHYFTSCGRCAECSAGHEQFCEHYAMLGHHRDGGFAEYVTAPARNAVFLPDRIAFEHGAILMCSSATSLHALARARLAPGETVAVFGCGGLGMSAIQLARALGAREVFGVDIRAEPLSAVRKHGAIPVDASAGDPVAALRHLTNQRGVDVALELAGLPATMRQALQALAPLGRVVLVGISDRALEIDPYREVIGREAELIGCNDHHLDELHELLALAQSGGLDLGSAITRRVPLEADAINAVLDDLDRFEAGTRAVVVP from the coding sequence ATGAAAGCCGTGCGCATGGTGGGCCCAGGCCGGCCGCTCGAGCTCCAGCAGATCCCCGCTCCCGAGCCCCGGCCCGGCGAAGTCCGCGTTGCGATTCGCGCCGCCGGCATTTGCCACTCGGACGCGCACTACCGAGCCGGGATCGCGCCGATGGGCCCGCTACCGCTCACCCTGGGTCACGAGATCGCGGGTGTGGTCGAGAAGCTCGGCCCCGGAGTCAGCACGCACGCGATCGGCGCCCGCGTTTGCCTCCACTACTTCACGAGCTGCGGCCGCTGTGCGGAGTGCTCGGCCGGTCACGAACAGTTCTGCGAGCACTACGCCATGTTGGGCCACCACCGGGACGGCGGCTTCGCGGAATACGTGACGGCGCCGGCGCGGAATGCCGTGTTTCTTCCCGACCGCATCGCGTTCGAACACGGCGCGATCCTGATGTGCTCGTCCGCCACCTCACTTCACGCGCTCGCCAGGGCCCGGCTCGCGCCCGGCGAAACCGTGGCGGTGTTCGGGTGCGGAGGGCTCGGCATGTCGGCGATTCAACTTGCGCGGGCGCTCGGCGCCCGCGAGGTGTTCGGGGTGGACATCCGCGCCGAGCCGTTATCGGCGGTGAGGAAACACGGCGCGATTCCGGTCGACGCGAGCGCCGGGGATCCGGTGGCGGCGCTCCGGCACCTCACGAATCAACGAGGTGTGGACGTGGCTCTGGAGCTCGCCGGACTGCCGGCCACCATGCGCCAGGCGCTGCAAGCCCTGGCGCCGCTCGGGCGCGTAGTCCTGGTCGGGATCTCCGACCGCGCGCTCGAGATCGATCCCTATCGCGAAGTGATCGGCCGCGAGGCGGAGCTGATCGGCTGCAACGACCATCATCTCGACGAGCTCCACGAGCTGCTCGCGCTCGCGCAATCGGGCGGGCTCGACCTCGGCTCGGCCATTACGCGGCGCGTGCCGCTCGAGGCCGACGCGATCAACGCGGTACTCGACGACCTCGACCGTTTCGAGGCCGGGACTCGGGCGGTCGTCGTCCCTTGA
- a CDS encoding uracil-DNA glycosylase: MRARNPCVASRGWGLGKLRTLASLERAIVRCELCPRLRRYCAAIAKKKKREFADQTYWGKPVPGFGDPRARLLIVGLAPAAHGGNRTGRVFTGDSSGDWLYAALHAHGFASQANSVSRDDGMKLAGCWISAAGRCAPPGNKPKPRELENCRPYLEAEIRLLKELRVVMVLGRIAHDAWLRASGRWDRLAPGKRPAFAHGAEYTLDPRTTLLCSYHPSRQNTNTRRLTRDMWNERFARARALVDAR, from the coding sequence GTGCGGGCCAGGAATCCGTGCGTCGCTTCGCGTGGTTGGGGACTCGGTAAGCTGCGAACGCTCGCGAGCCTCGAACGCGCCATCGTTCGCTGCGAGCTGTGTCCGCGGCTGCGACGCTATTGCGCGGCGATCGCGAAGAAGAAGAAGCGTGAGTTCGCCGACCAGACCTACTGGGGAAAGCCCGTTCCCGGCTTCGGCGACCCGAGGGCGCGGCTGCTGATCGTCGGGCTGGCGCCAGCCGCGCACGGTGGCAACCGCACCGGACGCGTATTCACCGGCGATTCGAGCGGCGACTGGCTCTACGCGGCGCTCCATGCGCACGGCTTCGCCAGTCAGGCGAATTCGGTGAGCCGCGACGATGGCATGAAGCTCGCCGGGTGCTGGATCAGCGCGGCCGGGCGCTGTGCCCCGCCCGGGAACAAGCCCAAGCCGCGTGAGCTCGAGAATTGCCGGCCGTATCTCGAGGCCGAGATCCGTTTGCTGAAGGAACTGCGCGTGGTGATGGTGCTCGGCCGCATCGCGCACGATGCGTGGTTGCGTGCCTCGGGGCGGTGGGATCGGCTTGCGCCCGGCAAGCGCCCCGCCTTTGCGCACGGCGCCGAATACACGCTCGATCCACGTACGACGCTGCTCTGCTCCTATCACCCGAGCCGGCAGAACACCAACACGCGCCGGCTCACACGTGACATGTGGAATGAACGCTTCGCGCGGGCCCGGGCGCTGGTCGACGCGCGCTAG
- a CDS encoding FAD-dependent oxidoreductase codes for MSPLQRRDFLRLMALQMAAWSLGCGRHEGGLPPNPHANLWLGDDFTMGHRLRDGMLPSSAGAALEPACDAIVVGGGISGLTAAWQLAKAGRRVTVLEQAREIGGNAKSAEWGDIRYSIGAAYFTRPDPGSALETLYRELGVLERAVQVPKGEVFFDRRLVEHFWDGTTESAAQAISATKGIADAWRKMVATRYPEIPWTERTEGWPRAEFERLDALPFSSYLERLGAPGHVRQFCEYYCWSSFGGSAKEISTYAALNFLTAEFGDILALPGGNSGIARALGEALRAKGVNLVTDTLASRVRSVERGVEVTAFTGERPRRFPARACVAAVPRFMAARIVEDFPQERAAQVAEMKWRAYLVANVLLRRRPSVEWYDSYRIEPLDPHTAAWTDLIIADFVASPKSGHSVLTAYRALPYDGGRSELFAATSPAGYRDAVRHDLQPWLAAIGLSDRDIVDINMARWGHPLVLAQPGQLASGRLEKISAPFQRVAFAHQDRFGVPAIENAIEAAFEAAGEVAALS; via the coding sequence ATGAGCCCGCTCCAGCGCCGCGATTTCCTTCGCCTGATGGCGCTGCAGATGGCGGCGTGGTCGCTGGGATGTGGCCGGCACGAGGGCGGGCTGCCCCCGAATCCGCACGCGAATCTATGGCTCGGCGACGATTTCACGATGGGCCACCGCCTGCGCGACGGAATGCTGCCTTCGAGCGCCGGCGCCGCCCTCGAACCGGCCTGCGACGCGATCGTGGTCGGTGGCGGCATCAGCGGCCTCACCGCTGCCTGGCAGCTCGCCAAGGCCGGCCGTCGCGTGACGGTGCTCGAGCAGGCGCGCGAGATCGGCGGGAACGCCAAATCGGCCGAGTGGGGCGACATCCGCTATTCGATCGGCGCGGCCTACTTCACGCGCCCCGACCCGGGCAGCGCGCTCGAGACGCTCTATCGCGAGCTGGGCGTGCTCGAGCGCGCGGTCCAGGTGCCGAAGGGCGAGGTGTTCTTCGACCGCAGGCTGGTCGAGCACTTCTGGGACGGCACCACGGAATCCGCCGCCCAGGCCATCTCGGCGACGAAAGGGATCGCCGATGCGTGGAGAAAGATGGTCGCCACCCGCTATCCGGAGATCCCCTGGACCGAAAGGACGGAAGGCTGGCCGCGCGCCGAGTTCGAGCGGCTCGATGCATTGCCGTTCTCGAGCTATCTCGAGCGGCTGGGGGCGCCCGGGCACGTCCGCCAATTCTGCGAATACTACTGCTGGTCGTCGTTCGGCGGCTCGGCCAAGGAGATCTCGACCTACGCCGCGCTGAACTTCCTGACCGCCGAGTTCGGCGACATCCTGGCCCTCCCGGGAGGAAATTCAGGAATCGCGCGGGCGCTGGGCGAGGCGCTGCGGGCGAAGGGCGTGAACCTCGTCACCGACACGCTGGCTTCGCGAGTGCGAAGCGTCGAGCGCGGCGTCGAAGTCACCGCCTTCACCGGCGAGCGCCCGCGGCGCTTTCCCGCTCGCGCCTGCGTGGCGGCGGTGCCGCGATTCATGGCCGCGCGGATCGTGGAGGACTTCCCGCAGGAGCGCGCCGCGCAGGTGGCCGAGATGAAGTGGCGCGCCTATCTCGTGGCCAACGTGCTTCTCAGACGTCGGCCTTCAGTGGAGTGGTACGACTCGTATCGTATCGAGCCGCTCGATCCCCACACGGCGGCATGGACCGATCTCATCATCGCCGACTTCGTCGCTTCGCCGAAGAGCGGGCACAGCGTGCTCACCGCCTATCGCGCGCTTCCCTATGACGGCGGACGGAGCGAGCTCTTCGCCGCGACCTCGCCGGCCGGCTACCGCGACGCGGTGCGCCACGACCTGCAGCCGTGGCTCGCAGCGATCGGGCTCTCGGATCGCGACATCGTCGACATCAACATGGCGCGCTGGGGACACCCGCTGGTGCTGGCGCAACCCGGCCAGCTCGCCAGCGGGCGGCTCGAGAAGATCTCGGCGCCCTTCCAGCGCGTCGCGTTCGCGCACCAGGATCGCTTCGGCGTGCCGGCGATCGAGAACGCGATCGAGGCGGCGTTTGAGGCCGCTGGAGAGGTCGCGGCCCTCAGCTGA
- a CDS encoding amino acid permease: MRSGANTAELRLARRLGTFDITMIVMGGIIGSGIFVTPSVVARQLHSTVLLLAAWMFGGLIALAGAFIWAELAARRPLAGGQYAYLREAYHPLVAFLYGWALLLVIQTGGMAAGAVTFARYLSGLVPLPIPEPAIAVILLAALTLINIAGVRAGSTVQSGFMLLKILAIVAWIACGLALAATRGGPGIVSGGETISPPAPPPTPPLSLALAALFGAAMVPVLFSYGGWQTATFVAAEVRDPARALPRGLLIGVLGVIVLYVAANLVCVRVLGIEGLAASTRPATDIMSAALGEPGARLISAGIAISAAGFLSQSMLTAPRVYYAMADHGLFFRPVAWLHPRSHAPVVAIGLQGLLAIVIALTGGFEQILSYVVSADWIFFGLTACAVFALRRHDAATGAAARAPGAVPLIPGHPWTTLGFGLISALLVINTIVHYPANTAIGMGILLLGVPVYFFWSRRASRHSRP, from the coding sequence TTGCGTTCCGGCGCCAACACGGCCGAGCTGCGCCTCGCCCGAAGGCTTGGCACGTTCGACATCACCATGATCGTGATGGGCGGGATCATCGGTTCGGGCATCTTCGTGACGCCTTCGGTGGTCGCGCGCCAGCTCCACTCGACCGTGCTGCTGCTCGCCGCCTGGATGTTCGGGGGACTCATCGCACTTGCCGGCGCCTTCATCTGGGCCGAGCTGGCGGCGCGGCGACCGCTGGCCGGCGGGCAGTACGCCTATCTGCGCGAGGCCTATCACCCGCTGGTCGCGTTCCTCTACGGCTGGGCGCTGCTGCTCGTGATCCAGACCGGCGGCATGGCGGCGGGCGCGGTGACGTTCGCGCGCTATCTCAGCGGCCTGGTGCCGCTGCCGATCCCGGAGCCGGCGATCGCGGTGATCCTGCTCGCCGCGCTCACGCTGATCAACATCGCCGGCGTGCGGGCGGGCAGCACGGTGCAGAGTGGTTTCATGCTGCTCAAGATCCTGGCGATCGTCGCGTGGATCGCCTGCGGCCTGGCTCTCGCCGCCACGCGCGGCGGACCCGGCATCGTCTCGGGAGGGGAGACGATCTCGCCGCCCGCGCCGCCCCCGACTCCCCCGCTCTCGCTCGCACTCGCCGCGCTGTTCGGGGCCGCCATGGTTCCGGTGCTGTTCTCATACGGAGGCTGGCAGACCGCGACCTTCGTCGCGGCAGAAGTGCGCGACCCGGCTCGCGCCTTGCCGCGCGGACTGCTGATCGGTGTGCTGGGCGTGATCGTCCTCTACGTCGCGGCCAATCTCGTCTGTGTCCGCGTGCTCGGGATCGAGGGACTCGCCGCATCGACGCGCCCGGCCACCGACATCATGAGCGCGGCGTTGGGCGAACCCGGCGCGCGCCTGATCTCGGCCGGCATCGCGATCTCGGCCGCCGGATTCCTGAGCCAGAGCATGCTGACCGCGCCGCGCGTCTACTACGCGATGGCCGATCATGGGCTGTTCTTCCGGCCGGTGGCCTGGCTCCATCCCCGATCGCACGCGCCGGTGGTGGCGATCGGGCTGCAGGGCTTGCTGGCGATCGTGATCGCGCTGACCGGCGGCTTCGAGCAGATCCTGAGCTACGTGGTGTCGGCGGACTGGATCTTCTTCGGACTCACCGCCTGCGCGGTCTTCGCGCTGCGCCGGCACGACGCGGCGACCGGGGCGGCCGCTCGTGCTCCGGGCGCGGTGCCGCTGATTCCGGGCCATCCCTGGACCACGCTCGGCTTCGGGCTGATCAGCGCTCTGCTGGTGATCAACACCATCGTTCACTACCCGGCCAACACCGCGATTGGAATGGGCATTCTGCTTCTCGGTGTGCCGGTCTATTTCTTCTGGAGCCGGCGCGCGTCGCGGCACTCCCGTCCATGA
- the tsaA gene encoding tRNA (N6-threonylcarbamoyladenosine(37)-N6)-methyltransferase TrmO, giving the protein MGKLTLKVIGTVRNGRTSTEDADWGALESVIEMRPAYAAGLQGLEQFSHVLVIFYMHHDLDGEPPALVRRPRGRADMPLLGVFAQRGRMRPNPIGVTAVEIVAAEPGRLRVRGLDAIDGTPVLDLKPYAPVFDRREARVPSWIDELMKGYF; this is encoded by the coding sequence GTGGGCAAGCTGACGCTGAAAGTCATCGGCACGGTTCGCAACGGGCGCACCTCGACCGAGGATGCAGATTGGGGCGCGCTCGAATCGGTGATCGAGATGCGTCCGGCATACGCGGCTGGACTGCAGGGGCTCGAGCAGTTCAGCCACGTGCTCGTGATCTTCTACATGCACCACGATCTGGATGGTGAGCCGCCCGCGCTGGTGCGGCGCCCGCGGGGGCGCGCCGACATGCCGCTGCTCGGCGTGTTCGCCCAGCGCGGGCGGATGCGTCCCAACCCAATCGGGGTGACGGCCGTGGAGATCGTCGCGGCCGAGCCGGGTCGCCTGCGCGTGCGCGGGCTCGACGCGATCGATGGAACCCCGGTGCTCGACTTGAAGCCCTATGCGCCGGTGTTCGATCGGCGCGAGGCACGCGTGCCGTCCTGGATCGACGAGCTGATGAAGGGTTATTTCTAG